A genomic window from Flavobacterium johnsoniae includes:
- a CDS encoding homocysteine S-methyltransferase family protein, translating into MKTTFPTDSAELFLTDGGLETTLVFLQGFDLPFFAAFDILKHEKGYNAIKDYYRRYLEIAKKYKTNFILESPTWRANPDWIERIGYFRHQLQELNEKTVVLLQGLKTEFKNDIETILISGCIGPRGDGYVPENCMTIEESENYHAEQIKVLSQISVDLVSAITMNYVEEVIGIVKAAETFNLPVVISFTVETDGKLPTGMSLKEAIETVDKSVNIPPLYYMINCAHPTHFQKELNENEDWVKRIKGLRANASCKSHAELDESTVLDRGEPAELGKEYKNLKGLFPHLNVFGGCCGTDEEHILEIVGQLKS; encoded by the coding sequence ATGAAAACTACTTTTCCAACAGATTCAGCCGAATTGTTTTTAACAGATGGCGGACTCGAAACTACTTTGGTTTTTCTACAAGGTTTTGATCTTCCTTTTTTTGCTGCTTTCGATATTTTGAAACATGAAAAAGGCTACAACGCTATTAAAGATTACTACAGACGATATTTGGAAATTGCCAAGAAATACAAAACCAATTTTATTTTAGAAAGCCCAACTTGGCGTGCAAATCCAGATTGGATAGAAAGAATTGGATATTTTCGGCATCAATTACAAGAGTTAAATGAAAAAACTGTAGTTCTTTTACAAGGTTTAAAAACAGAATTTAAAAATGATATTGAAACCATTTTAATAAGCGGTTGCATTGGTCCGCGTGGCGATGGTTATGTTCCAGAAAATTGTATGACAATTGAAGAATCAGAAAATTATCATGCTGAACAAATAAAAGTTTTAAGTCAAATTTCTGTAGATTTAGTTTCGGCTATAACCATGAATTATGTAGAAGAAGTTATCGGAATTGTAAAAGCCGCTGAAACCTTCAATTTGCCTGTTGTTATTTCGTTTACAGTAGAAACAGACGGAAAACTTCCAACAGGAATGAGCCTAAAAGAAGCTATTGAAACAGTCGATAAAAGCGTAAATATTCCTCCACTGTATTACATGATAAATTGTGCGCATCCAACACATTTTCAAAAAGAGTTAAACGAAAACGAAGATTGGGTTAAACGAATAAAAGGTTTGAGAGCAAATGCTTCGTGTAAAAGTCATGCGGAATTAGACGAATCGACTGTTTTAGATCGCGGCGAACCCGCAGAATTAGGAAAAGAATACAAGAACTTAAAAGGTTTATTTCCTCATTTGAATGTTTTCGGAGGCTGTTGCGGAACCGATGAAGAACATATTTTAGAAATTGTCGGTCAGTTAAAAAGTTAG
- a CDS encoding GAF domain-containing hybrid sensor histidine kinase/response regulator, which translates to MRDYPIPENELQRLAALKRYNILDTLPDNAFDDATKLVSYICGVPIAHISFIDETRQWFKSEIGVGVSEVPREISFCNYTILDTKMVEINDTHLNDTFKDDPNVTGGFNVRFYAGVPLTTPDGYNIGTLCAVDHVVKELDDNQRNALSIVAKHVMAQLELGTKNYELYTQRQIAERAVLAKDNFLANMSHEIRTPLNAIIGFTDLLAQTDLDDVQQDYIDSVQVAGENLLIIINDILDLSKIESGNLTIESEPFNLKRTLKHVYNLLKVKVHKDVEFNLYLDADMPDNVIGDQGRLNQILVNLVGNSLKFTQEGEVTVSVKKVEESDDKYKLRFSVKDTGIGIPKNKLKTIFERFTQGEESTTRTFGGTGLGLNIVKQLVELHKGEIHVKSELNRGSEFFFFLTYKKAATPKTTVKSISKNDLGSLKILLCEDNALNQKLVKSVIENFGFELDTASNGDEGIELLSQNKYDLVLMDLQMPVKDGYQTTDYIRNQMNSSVPIIAMTAHSLVGEQERCYKEGMNGYVPKPFKQSVLLKAIKAAMTEDFTIEKKRRIDFSFLDEMACGDEQFKKEMIHLFLEKIPNQVAELEEAFKNNNHDSVKKLAHNMKSSLDIFMLEDLSKCASIIEEEASMNQFSTEILDKINYLSCGIAEVVKILKEL; encoded by the coding sequence ATGAGAGATTACCCCATTCCAGAAAATGAGCTGCAGCGTTTAGCAGCTTTAAAACGTTACAATATCCTTGATACACTTCCCGATAATGCTTTTGACGATGCCACAAAACTGGTTTCTTATATCTGTGGCGTGCCAATTGCACATATTTCTTTTATAGACGAGACAAGACAATGGTTTAAATCTGAAATTGGAGTAGGAGTTTCTGAAGTTCCGCGTGAAATCTCATTTTGCAACTACACGATTTTGGATACGAAAATGGTCGAAATTAATGATACTCATTTAAACGACACTTTCAAGGACGATCCTAATGTAACGGGCGGCTTTAATGTTCGTTTCTACGCAGGAGTGCCGCTTACGACTCCAGACGGATACAATATCGGAACTTTGTGCGCAGTAGATCATGTAGTAAAAGAACTAGATGATAATCAGCGAAATGCACTTTCTATTGTGGCAAAACACGTTATGGCGCAATTAGAATTGGGTACAAAAAATTATGAATTATATACGCAAAGACAAATTGCGGAACGTGCAGTTTTGGCAAAAGATAATTTCTTAGCCAATATGAGCCACGAAATCAGAACGCCATTAAATGCTATTATTGGTTTTACAGATCTTTTGGCTCAAACAGATTTAGATGATGTTCAACAAGATTATATTGACAGTGTACAAGTTGCTGGAGAAAATCTGCTTATTATTATCAATGATATTCTGGATCTTTCAAAAATAGAATCTGGAAATCTAACTATAGAATCGGAACCTTTTAATCTGAAAAGAACACTTAAGCATGTCTATAATTTATTGAAAGTTAAAGTTCATAAAGATGTTGAGTTTAATCTTTATTTAGATGCCGATATGCCAGATAATGTTATTGGCGATCAAGGAAGATTGAACCAAATATTGGTTAATTTAGTTGGTAACTCTCTTAAATTTACTCAAGAAGGCGAAGTAACTGTTTCTGTGAAGAAAGTAGAGGAAAGTGATGATAAGTACAAACTTAGATTTTCTGTAAAAGATACTGGAATCGGAATACCAAAAAATAAACTTAAAACTATTTTTGAACGTTTTACGCAAGGTGAAGAAAGTACAACCAGAACGTTTGGAGGCACAGGACTTGGACTAAATATTGTAAAACAATTGGTAGAATTGCATAAAGGAGAAATTCACGTAAAAAGCGAACTCAATCGCGGCTCAGAATTTTTCTTTTTCCTAACTTATAAAAAAGCTGCCACTCCAAAAACAACAGTAAAATCGATATCTAAGAACGATCTTGGAAGTTTAAAAATTTTGCTTTGTGAAGATAATGCTCTAAATCAGAAATTAGTAAAAAGTGTTATTGAAAATTTTGGTTTTGAATTAGATACGGCTTCAAATGGAGATGAAGGCATAGAACTTTTATCTCAAAACAAATATGATTTAGTTTTAATGGATCTTCAAATGCCAGTAAAAGATGGCTACCAAACTACAGATTATATTAGAAATCAGATGAATTCTTCGGTACCGATTATTGCCATGACGGCACATTCTTTGGTTGGAGAACAAGAACGCTGTTATAAAGAAGGAATGAATGGTTACGTGCCAAAACCTTTTAAACAATCTGTACTCTTAAAAGCAATAAAAGCGGCAATGACAGAAGATTTTACAATTGAAAAGAAAAGAAGAATAGATTTTTCTTTTTTAGATGAAATGGCTTGTGGAGACGAACAATTTAAAAAGGAAATGATTCATCTTTTCTTAGAAAAAATTCCGAATCAAGTAGCAGAATTAGAAGAAGCTTTTAAAAACAACAATCACGATAGTGTAAAAAAACTGGCTCACAATATGAAGTCAAGTTTAGATATTTTTATGTTGGAAGATTTAAGCAAATGTGCTTCAATAATTGAAGAAGAAGCTTCAATGAATCAATTTTCTACAGAAATTCTAGATAAGATAAATTATTTAAGCTGTGGAATTGCTGAGGTCGTTAAAATTTTAAAAGAACTATGA
- a CDS encoding response regulator transcription factor → MRIILAEDNDILRKSLSFFLESKGFSVDQFSDGKDALEAIENNTYNLILTDINMPGISGMEITQYVRETLKSDIPVIILTSSGVEQTELDSFDIGANEFIAKPVSPAVLLVRINKLLNTRA, encoded by the coding sequence ATGAGAATAATTTTAGCCGAAGATAATGACATCCTACGCAAATCATTATCTTTTTTCTTAGAATCTAAAGGATTTAGTGTTGACCAGTTTTCGGATGGCAAAGATGCACTCGAAGCCATTGAAAACAATACCTACAATCTAATTCTTACCGATATTAATATGCCTGGCATTAGCGGAATGGAAATTACGCAATATGTTAGAGAAACACTCAAATCGGATATTCCAGTTATTATATTGACTTCTTCTGGTGTAGAACAAACTGAGCTTGACTCTTTTGATATTGGCGCCAATGAGTTTATTGCTAAACCAGTAAGTCCGGCTGTTCTTTTAGTGAGAATCAATAAATTACTAAATACACGCGCGTAA
- a CDS encoding YaiO family outer membrane beta-barrel protein gives MKSIYYFICLLFISSVAIGQEINVDETLTAVKREVEKENYDKALSLIEPLRAKYPQDEDIQTYTARIYSWKKDYKTAIKILLPLTDRVNPNPEALQAIINVYFWSENYEKCNLYCDKYLAIDPKSVEILKIKATCLEKLNRDQEALELIEKASFADNSTQAFKGIRTLIGRKAKNAVSVSYLNISTSDPGQSPFHYGYAEYSHKFSKSAIVGRANIGNVSNETQMLFETDFYQTFSNKSYLYANAGVSTGETIFPVAKAGLEYYFKPYKKFEYSLGARFMHFDTDDITLVTGQLSYNPGIYSFAYRPYYDTSNELFSHVLSIQRTNEEKERIIRLELQYGNVPYLYLYNNFTQPLKAYRIGVQYQHRIGESFFVRPIFLYEDEEYIPGQYRNRFNVQLIVTKRF, from the coding sequence ATGAAATCCATATATTATTTTATCTGCCTTTTATTTATTTCTTCCGTTGCCATTGGTCAGGAAATCAATGTTGATGAAACTTTAACTGCCGTAAAACGAGAAGTTGAAAAAGAAAACTACGACAAAGCTTTATCTCTCATAGAACCTTTACGTGCCAAATATCCTCAAGATGAAGATATTCAAACCTATACAGCAAGAATTTATAGCTGGAAAAAAGATTATAAAACGGCAATCAAAATTTTGTTGCCATTGACAGATCGAGTTAATCCGAATCCAGAAGCGCTTCAAGCGATAATCAATGTTTATTTTTGGTCTGAGAATTATGAGAAATGTAATTTATATTGCGATAAATATCTAGCAATAGATCCGAAATCTGTCGAAATCTTAAAAATTAAAGCAACTTGTCTAGAAAAACTAAATCGCGATCAAGAAGCTTTAGAATTGATAGAAAAAGCCTCTTTTGCAGACAACAGCACGCAAGCATTTAAAGGAATTAGAACCTTAATTGGACGTAAAGCAAAAAATGCCGTTTCTGTTTCTTATTTGAATATCTCGACTTCAGATCCTGGTCAATCTCCATTTCATTACGGTTATGCTGAGTATTCGCATAAATTCAGCAAATCTGCTATTGTAGGAAGGGCAAACATCGGAAATGTAAGCAATGAAACGCAAATGCTATTTGAAACCGATTTCTATCAAACCTTTTCGAATAAAAGTTATCTATATGCAAATGCAGGAGTTTCTACAGGAGAAACGATTTTCCCAGTAGCAAAAGCGGGGTTAGAATATTATTTTAAACCCTATAAAAAATTTGAATATTCACTCGGAGCAAGATTTATGCATTTTGATACCGACGATATTACTTTGGTAACGGGTCAGCTTTCTTATAATCCAGGAATTTACTCTTTTGCTTACAGACCATATTACGATACTTCAAACGAATTATTTTCTCATGTTTTAAGTATTCAAAGAACAAATGAAGAAAAAGAACGAATCATTAGATTAGAACTTCAATACGGAAATGTACCTTATTTGTATCTGTATAATAATTTTACGCAGCCTTTAAAAGCGTATCGAATCGGAGTTCAATACCAACATCGAATAGGCGAGTCTTTTTTTGTTCGTCCCATTTTTCTTTATGAAGACGAAGAATATATTCCCGGACAATATAGAAATAGATTTAATGTACAGTTAATTGTAACGAAACGTTTTTAA
- a CDS encoding glycosyltransferase family 2 protein has product MTFFNTDITWFLDVYILFILGYAILIMSSYLILAYLSQKELRSYLKKNSFVDYEVLLTSEFAPKLSLIAPAYNEGFTIEENVKSLLSLNYNNYQVIVVNDGSKDNSMEILIKTYDLVLTDLDIHPKIETKKIKGIYTSRNAAFKKLIVVDKENGGKADALNVGLNIAQNPYVVCIDVDCILDKDSLLKLAKPFLESQGKRIIATGGVVRIANQCVIKNGRLVEVNIPDVMLPRIQVLEYLRAFLLGRMAWGRLDGLLLISGAFGAFDKEIAILSGGYSTKTVGEDMELIVRMRRYMLENKLPYAVSYIPDPLCWTEAPEDFKIFKKQRSRWMRGTIETLSFHKKMFLNPKYKLLGMLSVPYWTLFEFLAPGIEFIGLVITVIFIIFGLLNWHFFFLMLLFVYSFAVFFSVIALFSEERTYHKYPKQTDFFKLLMAAFIEPIYFHPLTVYSALIGYKEKIMGTKGWGEMTRKGFTKK; this is encoded by the coding sequence ATGACTTTTTTTAATACAGACATAACATGGTTTTTAGATGTGTATATTCTTTTCATATTGGGATATGCTATTCTAATTATGTCTTCGTACTTAATATTGGCTTACCTTTCGCAAAAAGAATTAAGAAGTTATCTAAAGAAAAATAGCTTTGTAGATTATGAAGTGCTTCTGACAAGCGAATTTGCTCCAAAACTTTCCCTGATTGCGCCCGCATATAATGAAGGTTTTACGATTGAAGAAAATGTAAAATCTTTACTTTCATTAAATTATAATAATTATCAAGTTATTGTAGTTAATGACGGAAGCAAAGATAATTCGATGGAAATCTTAATTAAAACATACGATCTTGTTTTGACAGATTTAGATATTCATCCTAAAATTGAAACCAAGAAGATAAAAGGAATTTATACTTCAAGAAATGCTGCTTTTAAAAAATTAATTGTGGTAGACAAAGAAAATGGAGGTAAAGCCGACGCTTTAAATGTTGGATTAAACATCGCACAAAATCCTTATGTAGTTTGTATTGATGTGGATTGTATTCTCGATAAAGATTCGCTTTTAAAATTGGCAAAACCGTTTTTAGAATCTCAAGGAAAAAGAATTATTGCAACTGGAGGCGTTGTTAGAATTGCCAATCAATGTGTGATTAAAAATGGTCGTTTGGTTGAGGTAAATATTCCAGATGTAATGTTGCCAAGAATTCAGGTTTTAGAATATTTAAGAGCTTTTCTTTTAGGAAGAATGGCGTGGGGGAGATTAGACGGACTTTTATTAATTAGTGGCGCTTTTGGTGCTTTCGATAAAGAAATTGCCATTTTATCGGGCGGTTACAGCACAAAAACAGTCGGCGAAGATATGGAATTGATTGTGAGAATGCGTCGTTATATGCTTGAAAATAAGTTGCCTTATGCTGTAAGTTATATTCCAGATCCTTTGTGTTGGACAGAAGCTCCAGAAGATTTCAAGATATTCAAAAAACAAAGAAGCCGTTGGATGAGAGGAACAATCGAAACACTTAGTTTTCACAAAAAAATGTTCCTTAATCCAAAATATAAACTTTTAGGAATGTTGAGTGTTCCGTATTGGACATTGTTTGAATTTCTAGCGCCAGGTATCGAATTTATTGGACTTGTAATAACCGTAATTTTTATAATTTTCGGATTATTAAATTGGCATTTCTTTTTTCTTATGTTGCTATTTGTTTATTCTTTTGCCGTTTTCTTTTCTGTTATTGCATTATTTAGCGAAGAAAGAACGTATCATAAATACCCAAAACAAACCGATTTTTTCAAGCTTTTAATGGCCGCGTTTATAGAGCCAATTTATTTTCATCCGCTTACGGTATATTCGGCTTTAATTGGTTATAAAGAAAAAATTATGGGAACTAAAGGCTGGGGCGAAATGACTAGAAAAGGTTTTACTAAGAAGTAA
- the ilvD gene encoding dihydroxy-acid dehydratase, with product MRSDEVKKGVQRTPHRSLLRATGLKNEDFSKPFIGVANSFIEIIPGHFFLNKVSEIIKEEIRANGCVPFEFNTIGIDDGIAMGHDGMLYSLPSREIIANSIESVMNAHKLDAMIAIPNCDKIVPGMIMGALRVDVPTIFVSGGPMSKGYTKNGTAIDLASAFEAVGKHEAGKITDEELYDIECNACPSGGSCSGMFTANSMNTLMEAMGIALPGNGTILAQTPEREQLYRQAAKRICDIAKDQQAIEKFKLKNILNENAVRNAFAVDMAMGGSTNTVLHMLAIANEANVAFKLQDINTISGNVAHIAKISPSLSTVHMEDINRAGGVNAVMKEINKRGSGVLIDNLTIGGETLLEKIANAEIKDTTIIHTIDNPYSKVGGLAILYGNLAEQGAVIKTAGLTGDRVFTGSAVCFDGQAEAIAGIMMGKVKAGNVVVIRYEGPKGGPGMQEMLSPTSLIMGMGLGSSVALITDGRFSGATRGASIGHVSPEAAEGGMIGLVQDGDEIHIDVDQYILSVNLTDEEITKRKAAFKPLKKTLNSKWLLQYRALVTNASTGAILRTDLD from the coding sequence ATGAGAAGTGATGAAGTAAAAAAAGGCGTTCAGAGAACGCCTCACAGATCGCTATTGCGTGCAACTGGCTTAAAAAACGAAGATTTCAGCAAACCTTTTATTGGTGTTGCCAATTCTTTTATTGAAATTATTCCGGGACATTTTTTCCTAAACAAAGTTTCAGAAATAATTAAAGAAGAAATTCGTGCCAATGGTTGCGTTCCGTTTGAATTTAATACCATCGGAATCGACGACGGAATTGCAATGGGACACGACGGAATGCTGTATTCGCTTCCTAGCCGAGAAATTATAGCTAATTCTATCGAAAGTGTTATGAATGCTCATAAACTAGATGCGATGATTGCCATTCCGAACTGCGATAAAATTGTTCCAGGAATGATTATGGGTGCTTTACGTGTTGATGTTCCGACTATTTTTGTAAGCGGCGGACCAATGTCTAAAGGATACACCAAAAACGGAACTGCAATTGATTTAGCTTCTGCGTTTGAGGCAGTTGGAAAACACGAAGCAGGAAAAATAACCGACGAAGAATTATACGATATTGAATGCAACGCCTGTCCAAGCGGCGGAAGCTGTTCTGGAATGTTTACCGCAAATTCTATGAATACTTTAATGGAAGCAATGGGAATTGCTCTTCCCGGAAACGGAACTATTCTGGCTCAAACTCCAGAACGTGAACAATTGTATCGTCAGGCAGCGAAAAGAATCTGCGATATTGCAAAAGATCAGCAAGCGATAGAAAAATTCAAACTGAAAAATATTTTGAATGAAAATGCAGTTCGTAATGCTTTTGCAGTTGATATGGCAATGGGCGGAAGTACAAACACTGTTTTACACATGCTTGCGATTGCAAATGAAGCAAATGTTGCTTTTAAACTGCAAGACATTAATACTATTTCTGGAAATGTTGCGCATATTGCTAAAATTTCGCCAAGTTTAAGCACCGTTCATATGGAAGATATTAATAGAGCTGGCGGTGTAAATGCTGTAATGAAAGAAATAAACAAAAGAGGTTCTGGCGTTTTAATTGATAATCTGACTATTGGCGGAGAAACTTTATTGGAGAAAATTGCCAATGCAGAAATCAAAGACACAACCATCATTCATACTATTGATAATCCGTACAGTAAAGTTGGCGGTTTGGCAATTTTGTATGGAAATCTTGCCGAACAAGGCGCTGTAATTAAAACGGCAGGTTTAACTGGAGATCGTGTTTTTACAGGAAGCGCGGTTTGTTTTGACGGTCAAGCCGAAGCTATTGCCGGAATTATGATGGGGAAAGTAAAAGCAGGTAATGTAGTCGTAATCCGTTATGAAGGTCCAAAAGGCGGACCAGGAATGCAGGAAATGCTTTCTCCAACCAGTTTAATTATGGGAATGGGATTAGGAAGTTCTGTCGCTTTAATTACCGACGGACGATTCAGCGGTGCAACTAGAGGCGCTTCAATCGGGCATGTTTCTCCAGAAGCGGCAGAAGGCGGAATGATTGGTTTGGTTCAAGATGGAGACGAAATTCATATTGACGTTGATCAATATATTTTGTCTGTAAATTTAACCGATGAAGAAATAACCAAACGAAAAGCAGCTTTCAAACCATTGAAAAAAACGTTAAATTCTAAATGGCTTTTGCAATATAGAGCATTGGTAACAAATGCCAGTACAGGCGCGATATTGAGAACAGATTTAGATTAA
- a CDS encoding Crp/Fnr family transcriptional regulator, producing MMSELEALIQSKLQLKNEDLNSILSCFKLVQAKKNEQLLKSGAVADKIFFINKGCLRLYYSTEDHAIATRFMAFEGTFLTSIVSFISREPSVEYIEAVETSELLAISYEDFFRLRKTIPQWDKMYIYILEYGLTVITSKLNSLLTQNAAERYRSLLKNNPELIQRLSNANLASYLNISPETLSRIKSQI from the coding sequence ATGATGAGTGAACTTGAAGCTTTAATTCAGAGCAAATTACAATTGAAAAATGAGGATTTGAACTCTATTCTTTCCTGCTTTAAATTAGTGCAAGCAAAGAAAAATGAACAATTACTTAAAAGCGGTGCAGTTGCAGACAAAATATTTTTTATAAATAAAGGCTGTTTAAGACTTTATTACAGCACAGAAGATCATGCTATTGCAACTCGTTTTATGGCGTTTGAGGGAACATTTCTAACTTCAATTGTCAGTTTTATTTCGAGAGAACCGAGTGTTGAATATATTGAAGCCGTTGAAACGTCCGAACTTTTGGCTATTTCTTATGAAGATTTTTTTAGACTTCGAAAAACTATTCCGCAATGGGACAAAATGTATATTTATATTTTAGAATACGGTTTAACAGTTATCACTTCTAAACTCAACAGTTTACTAACACAAAACGCCGCCGAACGTTATCGAAGTCTTTTAAAAAACAATCCCGAACTCATTCAGAGATTATCTAATGCCAATCTTGCTTCCTATCTTAATATTTCTCCCGAAACATTAAGCAGAATAAAATCGCAGATCTAA
- a CDS encoding biliverdin-producing heme oxygenase: protein MSTNSTSSIASNFLTDLKTQTSDSHKKLEELPVSMSIMSPDMKIEDYTYYLSLMHDVHNDTEGLIFPFFSNLIDDLEQRRKKHLIENDLLYLNSNKTNSEKVFQTEGISTPFALGILYVVEGSTLGGRFILKNVSKLPELSGEKGVSYFNGYGDKTGSFWKSFLNFLAEYEQEHNCGEEIIEGAIFAFDNIYKHFDRK, encoded by the coding sequence ATGAGTACAAATTCAACTTCTTCAATAGCTTCTAATTTTCTTACTGATTTAAAGACACAAACTTCTGATTCTCATAAGAAATTAGAAGAACTTCCAGTTTCAATGTCAATAATGTCACCCGACATGAAAATCGAAGATTATACCTATTATTTAAGTTTAATGCACGATGTTCACAACGATACAGAAGGCTTAATTTTTCCTTTTTTCTCTAATTTAATTGATGATTTAGAGCAAAGAAGAAAGAAACATCTGATAGAGAATGATCTTTTGTATTTAAATTCGAATAAAACCAATTCAGAAAAAGTTTTTCAAACCGAAGGAATTTCAACTCCTTTTGCATTGGGAATTTTATATGTTGTTGAAGGTTCAACACTTGGCGGAAGATTTATTTTGAAAAACGTTTCTAAACTGCCTGAACTTTCAGGAGAAAAAGGTGTTTCATACTTTAACGGTTATGGAGATAAAACAGGAAGTTTTTGGAAATCTTTTCTGAATTTTCTAGCCGAATACGAACAAGAGCATAATTGCGGAGAGGAAATTATAGAAGGAGCAATATTTGCTTTTGATAACATTTATAAGCATTTTGACCGAAAGTAA